From the Anopheles coustani chromosome X, idAnoCousDA_361_x.2, whole genome shotgun sequence genome, one window contains:
- the LOC131268901 gene encoding proton channel OtopLc, which produces MDSSPDLSLKLRRGSSDSRESFYMDFAQGIDSDIEDVVTMASGGAIATIPSPLPTPSLPPPELMAVQLNQASTSHTDIIPEEEDTLVEEEEEEDEEEEHDLDDRTSERDQGYAGGQLPAPPPTPLTIPASSSHPSPVGPPLALSGLLVPLPALDIDIERDMEVPLHPIMPSPSVPQNAIVSPETFSTHTSPALSLQQLAAGTLPATNTYVSPPVPPPAVLTSGADYPSHASTQELRAAGASSTTTDVESSRTGSSLGMQSKTPTQLGSSSTSSSGAAAFPQRPLHTPTSSVKAVPPLLVPLSIPSGSTTGSLAGAGATGQSVVATQRSAHQLSQQSLATPSGQTTTTQHLSVLYHSHHHHLHPILTTNRRPSRLPEPMYYPAPREVKPGEALATTLSALYGKLLVVMGIAFPMAEVISTYIPPSFYEGFYLYLYIGSMVFLLFMYTTLLWGKPKTPTTSPVKKQNVAGMKKVLRRTSTTCSTDSGEQSDSEDETISSSPKVPVQTRRMSLSAGAASRLQHFGSFYLRMGAVAFGIGSMIYSGLEFGQYFELERNTKCHNVLLALTPATRMAFIFIQMYFIFLNNEQIKVYRHKIVARFGLMHMIGTNLSVWFSVLIQETKHEILTFYNPENRTLRISHRLGNKMIPHPVETVAHLRVARGLKGPHNIFECRRSNIIGTLVQDASPFLFPCTIEYSLICAAILYVMWRSISRPQNEPPQRQESLHPLKRSPHHYSVDCAGAHKGLFIGILILVLTIISLILFFVLISRPEFVSLAVTEVNICELTLYGTTTAATLIGMFQVRHMQYDAFRSFSLDDILLVGGQTGSFLYSTFTVIGGHFTMRRDTVLVLITALASLVETACQTMFILDASRRSAATQEHIRKKPGREIVTFLLVSNLAMWAINTLEKSRAESHPIQLHFYGLWAWTIITHVSMPLAIFYRFHSTVCLCEIWKRAYKMKPAYM; this is translated from the exons ATGGACAGCTCCCCCGACTTGTCGCTGAAGCTGCGCCGTGGGTCGAGCGATTCGCGCGAGTCGTTCTACATGGACTTTGCGCAGGGCATCGATTCGGACATCGAGGACGTCGTCACGATGGCATCCGGTGGTGCCATCGCCACCATTCCCAGCCCTCTGCCGACGCCCAGTCTGCCGCCGCCGGAGCTGATGGCGGTGCAGCTGAACCAGGCCAGCACCAGCCACACCGACATCATCCCGGAGGAGGAAGATACGTTGgtcgaggaggaagaggaggaggatgaggaggaggag CACGATTTAGACGATAGGACGAGCGAAAGGGATCAAGGGTATGCCGGAGGGCAGCTACCAGCTCCACCGCCCACTCCCTTGACCATACCTGCTTCCTCGAGCCACCCAtcaccggtcggtccaccgctcGCACTGTCCGGTCTTCTGGTTCCCTTACCCGCTCTGGACATCGACATCGAAAG AGACATGGAGGTTCCATTGCATCCCATCATGCCATCGCCTTCGGTGCCACAGAACGCGATCGTGTCACCGGAAACGTTCAGCACGCACACGTCGCCAGCGCTGTCACTCCAGCAGCTGGCAGCGGGAACGCTCCCGGCGACCAACACGTATGTGTCGCCGCCAGTGCCACCCCCCGCCGTACTGACTTCCGGTGCCGACTATCCCTCGCACGCCTCCACCCAGGAGCTGCGAGCGGCCGGTGCCAGCTCCACCACGACCGATGTGGAATCGTCCCGTACCGGCTCGTCCCTGGGAATGCAGAGCAAGACGCCGACGCAGCTCGGTTCCTCGTCCACCTCGTCCTCGGGAGCGGCGGCGTTTCCACAGCGCCCACTCCACACGCCCACGTCGAGTGTCAAAGCGGTGCCCCCGCTCCTCGTGCCCCTCTCCATACCGAGCGGATCCACGACCGGAAGCCTCGCCGGTGCCGGAGCTACCGGGCAGTCCGTCGTAGCTACCCAGCGTTCGGCTCACCAGCTGTCCCAGCAGTCGCTTGCCACGCCCAGCGGTCAGACCACTACCACCCAGCACCTGTCGGTGCTGTACCActcccatcaccaccatctgCATCCGATTCTCACTACCAACCGGCGGCCGTCAAGACTACCAGAGCCCATGTACTACCCCGCACCACGGGAAGTGAAACC TGGCGAAGCGCTCGCAACAACCTTATCCGCCCTGTACGGTAAGCTGCTGGTCGTCATGGGCATAGCCTTCCCGATGGCCGAAGTCATCTCCACCTACATTCCACCATCCTTCTACGAG GGTTTCTATCTGTATCTGTACATCGGCAGCATGGTGTTCCTGTTGTTCATGTACACGACGCTGCTGTGGGGTAAGCCGAAGACACCGACCACGTCACCGGTGAAAA AGCAAAACGTCGCCGGAATGAAGAAGGTGCTGCGCCGCACCAGTACAACCTGCTCGACCGACAGCGGGGAGCAGTCGGACAGTGAGGACGAAACGATCAGCTCGAGCCCGAAGGTGCCGGTGCAGACGCGCCGTATGTCGCTGTCGGCGGGCGCTGCCTCACGTCTGCAGCACTTCGGAAGTTTCTACCTGCGCATGGGCGCAGTCG CGTTCGGCATCGGGAGCATGATCTACTCTGGATTGGAATTCGGGCAATACTTCGAGCTGGAGCGGAACACCAAATGCCACAACGTGCTGTTGGCGCTGACACCGGCCACGCGCATGGCCTTCATCTTCATCCAGATGTATTTCATCTTTCTAAACAACGAG CAAATCAAGGTCTACCGCCATAAGATTGTCGCTCGCTTCGGACTGATGCACATGATCGGCACCAACCTGTCGGTGTGGTTTTCGGTGCTGATCCAGGAGACGAAGCACGAAATTCTGACCTTCTACAACCCGGAGAACCGCACGCTCCGTATCTCGCATCGGTTGG GCAACAAGATGATTCCCCACCCGGTGGAGACGGTAGCGCACCTGCGGGTGGCTCGGGGTCTGAAGGGGCCGCACAACATCTTCGAGTGTCGCCGGTCGAACATCATCGGCACGCTGGTGCAGGACGCGTCGCCATTCTTGTTTCCGTGCACCATCGAGTACTCGCTGATTTGTGCCGCCATCCTGTACGTGATGTGGAGGAGCATCAGCCGGCCGCAGAACGAACCGCCCCAGCGCCAGGAGAGCCTGCATCCGCTGAAGCGTTCGCCGCATCACTACTCGGTCGACTGTGCCGGTGCGCACAAGGGGCTGTTCATTGGGATCCTCATTCTGGTACTGACCATCATCTCGCTGATCCTGTTCTTCGTGCTGATCTCGCGCCCCGAGTTTGTCAGCCTCGCCGTGACGGAGGTGAACATTTGCGAGCTGACGCTGTACGGCACGACGACCGCCGCCACGCTGATCGGCATGTTCCAGGTGCGCCACATGCAGTACGATGCGTTCCGCAGCTTCAGCCTCGACGACATCCTGCTCGTCGGCGGGCAGACCGGTTCGTTCCTCTACAGCACGTTCACCGTGATCGGCGGGCACTTTACGATGCGGCGCGACACGGTGCTGGTGCTGATCACCGCGCTCGCCTCGCTGGTCGAAACGGCCTGCCAGACGATGTTCATCCTGGACGCGAGCCGCCGGTCGGCCGCCACCCAGGAGCACATCCGCAAGAAGCCGGGCCGCGAGATCGTCACCTTCCTGCTGGTGAGCAACCTGGCGATGTGGGCCATCAACACGCTCGAGAAGAGCCGGGCCGAGTCGCACCCGATCCAGCTGCACTTCTACGGACTGTGGGCGTGGACGATCATCACGCACGTCTCGATGCCGCTCGCCATCTTCTACCGCTTCCACAGCACCGTCTGCCTGTGCGAGATCTGGAAGCGGGCGTACAAAATGAAGCCGGCCTACATGTAG